The proteins below are encoded in one region of Misgurnus anguillicaudatus chromosome 24, ASM2758022v2, whole genome shotgun sequence:
- the LOC141361499 gene encoding uncharacterized protein translates to MRSKSRRTQRSSNVDHKLSLKGRVGVIQPHTDIFKLNLFETQLNDQESLIMADHFLENQELAEAVNEAKRLELRRTVRGQLLTRCGTEYWIAVHKDECVSCYRHPVMQRVELSMGQFCRDCFKTVKIMTWVNKDKTTEHYLTTFNLMERTNAALFLRYRDILKRLHPEVEEIYYDIDGHKDWTKDNKDLVVHELHRSKTLKIVKLDGVFYLIELNIDDCIKKERVATSAPPVLQKTSMMTVARGEVRKMQESMIPLIGNCKQCKINGRSRQFLCQNSEGELIGACYHEITDGKFIKANFGGYLNVVLQSVKHWPVGDQVKGIIVESNWVRPIRKVPWVNNYLSISQHNIFTNRGEMYLMLKKYERRVGRY, encoded by the exons ATGAGGAGTAAAAGCAGAAGAACACAGAGAAGTTCAAATGTGGATCATAAATTGTCTCTCAAAGGACGAGTTGGTGTGATTCAGCcacacactgatatatttaaacTGAACCTTTTTGAAACACAGTTAAATGACCAGGAGAGTCTGATTATGGCGGACCACTTTCTAGAAAATCAGGAATTGGCAGAAGCGGTAAATGAGGCTAAGAGACTG GAACTTAGGAGAACAGTGAGGGGTCAATTATTAACAAGATGTGGAACAGAATATTGGATTGCAGTTCACAAGGATGAATGTGTCTCTTGCTACAGGCATCCTGTAATGCAAAGAGTTGAATTAAGTATGGGACAATTCTGTCGAGATTGTTTCAAGACTGTTAAAATAATGACTTGGGTTAATAAAGATAAGACAACAGAGCATTACTTGACAACTTTTAATCTAATGGAACGCACTAATGCTGCGTTATTTCTGAGGTACCGAGATATACTCAAAAGGCTTCACCCAGAGGTTGAGGAAATATATTATGATATTGATGGACACAAGGATTGGACTAAAGATAACAAAGACCTTGTAGTACATGAGCTTCATAGAAGTAAAACATTGAAGATTGTTAAACTCGATGGAGTTTTTTATCTCATAGAGCTAAACATTGATGATTGCATCAAAAAGGAAAGGGTCGCAACTTCTGCCCCCCCAGTTCTCCAGAAGACTTCAATGATGACTGTGGCTCGTGGAGAAGTGCGTAAAATGCAGGAGTCCATGATTCCGTTGATTGGTAATTGTAAACAATGTAAGATCAATGGAAGGAGCCGCCAGTTCTTGTGTCAGAACTCTGAAGGAGAATTGATTGGTGCATGCTACCATGAGATAACTGATGGAAAATTTATAAAAGCAAATTTTGGAGGCTATCTGAACGTAGTGTTGCAAAGTGTAAAACATTGGCCAGTGGGTGATCAAGTAAAAGGAATTATAGTGGAAAGTAATTGGGTAAGACCAATACGCAAAGTTCCCTGGGTCAACAACTATTTGAGTATATCTCAGCACAACATTTTTACTAATAGGGGTGAAATGTACTTGATGTTGAAAAAATATGAAAGGAGAGTTGGAAGATATTAG